A section of the Ovis canadensis isolate MfBH-ARS-UI-01 breed Bighorn chromosome 1, ARS-UI_OviCan_v2, whole genome shotgun sequence genome encodes:
- the LOC138427022 gene encoding large ribosomal subunit protein uL30, translated as MAEEEPRRKIPLVPENLLKKRKAYQALKATQAKQALLQRKEQRKGKQIKFKRLEWFVHDSWRQLRDRVRLRRLKVKPHGLEVPDKHSLAFVVRIERINGVSSLVQRTIARLRLNKIFSGVFVKVTPETIKTLRIVEPYVTWGFPNLKSVQELILKRGQAKVKNKVIPLTDNTVIEEHLGKFDVICLEDLIHEIAFPGKNFLAISRFLCPFQLSVARHATKNRVGFLKEVGSPGYRGERINQLIRQLN; from the coding sequence ATGGCGGAGGAAGAACCAAGAAGAAAGATCCCTTTGGTTCCAGAGAATCTCTTGAAAAAGAGGAAGGCTTATCAGGCCCTCAAAGCCACCCAGGCAAAACAGGCGCTTTTGCAAAGGAAGgagcagaggaaaggaaaacaaatcaagTTTAAGCGACTAGAATGGTTTGTACATGATTCCTGGCGGCAACTACGGGACAGAGTGCGACTCAGACGGCTAAAAGTGAAACCGCATGGCTTGGAAGTGCCAGACAAACATTCCTTGGCCTTTGTTGTACGCATTGAAAGGATTAATGGGGTGAGTTCACTGGTGCAAAGGACCATTGCCAGACTTCGCCTAAATAAGATTTTCAGTGGTGTCTTTGTGAAAGTGACCCCTGAAACCATAAAGACGCTTCGTATCGTGGAACCTTATGTGACCTGGGGATTTCCAAATCTGAAGTCTGTTCAGGAACTCATCTTGAAACGTGGACAAGCGAAGGTCAAGAACAAGGTCATCCCTCTGACAGACAACACAGTTATTGAGGAGCACCTGGGAAAGTTTGATGTCATTTGCTTGGAAGACCTCATTCATGAAATTGCCTTCCCGGGGAAGAATTTCCTGGCGATCTCAAGGTTCCTATGCCCTTTCCAACTCTCAGTGGCCCGTCATGCTACCAAGAATAGAGTGGGCTTCCTCAAGGAAGTGGGCTCACCAGGCTATCGAGGTGAACGCATCAATCAGCTCATCCGGCAGCTGAACTAA